DNA sequence from the Plasmodium malariae genome assembly, contig: PmUG01_00_33, whole genome shotgun sequence genome:
aaattatttttataatggcGTATCAAAAGTAAAGGTTAAATACAatgattttaataaaaataagggacttataattttctcacatcctatacttttttaatgattttaatttactaataaaaattcttaatgtaatataatttttttaaataatagacaaaaacctatatatataattatttttttttttttacttattttaattttaatattataaatttaaagcatataaaatatacctcattatattttaaaaatacaaagtaacttaaaattaatttagtatagtttttttttgaacctattttaaaagaagaattaatgtgaaaataatttaaataaaacgttatgataaatttttaaaatattttaataaactaTCTAATAttagataatataaattgaGAAGTTATTTAatcaatgaaaaaaaatttgtatttatttaaaacaacGTATAAATTGTAGAAAATGTGTACcaatacatatgcatataataattttgaactttatttccatataataaatataatattacgcATGATATGATTTTTTGAACGTTTTCTGTCatgattaaataatattaattattataacaatataataattgtaataatagatgaagtaaataatattttgtatagaATTGTGTATTATAGTATTTATAACACGTGAATTAGTTAATACGTAAGCAAATACTTGTTTTTATGatatctaatatatttaaaaaatatataaaaccctagttcataaaaaataatatatattaaagataaatgaattttatttttatgtttttatataatacttattaaaaaatattattcttaattGAGCTCaatttatatcataatatatacatgaaaatattgtaaatttatGGAACTAAttctgtttttatttttcatttgaatatatctagaaaaaatgtaataaaataaaaaaaacttcgAACAGTTTACATGTAAAGTAAGTACTGTAATAATGTTTAATTATCACAACAATATTAattcaataatatatatatttaacgtTTTCGATagtaaatatgcatataattttttgatatgaacttattttatcatatatatttaggttacttttgtaaaataaaattaaatcaacaattatatatatttaataaccAGAGTAGCTTCCCTTTTATTAATTAGAAGTTTGttgttaattataaaaattaattttttcctatatataaaaactgaTACACAATAATATTgtactaataaatattatctaTACGATAGCAATACACTTAAAACATACccttaaatataaaaagccttatttatgaattatcaataaagaaaaacgtttctgttttctttttacttttattttattcataatataagaaacatatatatgaacaaattatTAACCATCAATAGAAACTTCATATATTcttgtttatattatatataatatttatgttttaatttatataattgaaatcaagaataaaaaattcgaaaaaagtataattatttatctagataaattatataattttagaaaatcatacatatattttcattattccttaaggaaatttcttatttttacaggtatattacatatttttatgaatttgcaattatgaaaaagcaaataataaaaaaaaaattaagtctaaacattttatataataacgtTCTACATTTAGACCATTATACTAATTGTTTCATAATGTatagaatgaaaaaaagcatttagtatatttatttataaatttgaacaataatatatttttaaatatttttgcaaattttaattaatgacACAGTTActagaataataaaatattaagggAGTTTAACGGTTCATTTGATTGAATATTTATAGGATCcaataataaacatttatcAATAATCTGTAGgtattaacaatatatttttatagtatatatttatattcaaatttatatcatttaaaaaaattaaaagtatatcTAAAATGTTTTTACAGTACTTGTATTTTatagtataaatattaagttttctctttagtaaaaaaaaatgtgtatgtacatattgaTGAAacacaatatatttaattactttcattaaatataaatctaggaaaatttatatttactttaaaaCTTATGATACATCCTCATACTATACTGAAGGAGTAATCACTTAGGAAGAGAACAATACAAAAAAACATAACACAAGTTTTATAGAATGTGTTATGCATCTTATTTCAAAAGAGTTATATTAAGACTCttacaatatatacattgtaaagaacaaaagtaaaatattcaCTAAAAtcaatttacataaataaatactaatatattaagacattatagtaaataaagcaaaaaaaaaaaaaacttttgaatatatatttaaaaacaatgaaacattgaaattaacaaaattataagaaatacAACTTTTTACAGTTTTGTATAGGGAAGACTGTATATAAgtgaatgaatatataaaatttaagcaattagatttatatttaattagtatataactaaaaatatcatattttttttttcatattaatgTCTTTATTATAAAGAGAAACTAATTATTCAATAAacattttacctttttctgaatttaattttttcatattttttaacttttttatggtaataaaGAATCCCTAATATAATTGTTATtcctaatataaaaaaggatgtgaaatatattagaacAGCAAAGAATCTCGTTATGTAAGCATACTTTTTTACTCCGGTTGGAACATTAAACAACCAAGAAAATGTAGGACTTTTCAAAATTGTTTGAAAAGATTGTATCCATGTTCCATCcgcacatatatttacaactTCAAATAATCCTTTAACAAGTCCGCGACCCAATAATTCATCTAATAAGATAGATATCGACAGAAATACCAACAGTAATAATGGTAATGAAATTCGtaatgcaatttttttacGTACTATTTTCTTGTAAACTTTATCGCTAATAGTtctgttatttttaagaaaatctaTGTAATTTAATTCtgtgaatatttttttttctaaacgagaatattttttggttTCAAAAACacaagatttttttttcatatatgatTTATTGTATCCTTCAATCTTTGACGAACTACTGTTcgtttgttttcttttttctgtattcatgttttcatttttatgtatgtcATTCTTATCGTATACTTCATTGCGTGACacatcatttaaatatacaatacTTGAATCCTTATTCTTCTTATATTTTGAGAGTAAAcgaaaatttcttttatataattttctacaATCATTGTAACTTTCATCCAAAGATTCGCTAACACTgctctaataaaaaaaataaaattataatttaatcaAATGTACAAACTTAcactaaaataaataataaaagtttatagtgaaaaatataagaaatacaGATAAAccgaattattattatcataccatacaaatataaaaacaatatatccAACTTAAATGGATTAACTTTCTACCTTTAATAAATAACGGTAACCTAATTTTTTGTCCCATTATATAGATATTCAATATTGTAATGCATTCagtatgaaaaatataaacaataatataacattatttttaatataaaagacactctaattatatatttaatttatatattttttattataatttataaaaaaattaataaaatttatggaATTATAACGTTATTTAcaacaaaatatatgaaacgtaactttatataaatactgtaaaatttttataaaagtgctatttataaaaatataattcatctGAACAATATAATTcgaattcatttattcatataaaaaatatataaaataattatttagtaTAACATAGTATTTTTActgttttctttatttatactaatgataatataagaacataatatatgatttcttaatatttcaaCGTATGGAATTTAAGTAGCATATGGAAGATACAGAATATAGAGAATGcaattttttgtatactatgataataataataaattttaaccatattttttgatttctttttttaatttatataaatatttaaaaaacaaatattatttctcaggaatattaaatttaataataatagaataaatattataataaatgaagaaaatatattttatacaacattctatgatatattaatcaTAACATACTCATTCCTTTATtctctttaatatatataaaaagtgaaatttatatcatatcatcaaatctataaaaatatatatattttaaaagtaaataaattatagttttttttttttttttatgcatagtaattattgaaaattataactaAGCTTATCCTTACTATTTATTaacgaaatatatataaattctgCGACATTactattttctatattttaatgaaaaatctGTATTCAAAAGagattttaatataatataatataaaaaaaacaaaacaaaacaataattttagtattaaatggattgtaataaaaataaaattatttcaataatttatttctgCATTCATTCATTGGagtaaaagtatattttttcattattattttattatatccaaaatataatataaatttttataaaataaacttaatcaataataaagaaagtaaaataatagaaaaataactatatatattcttctttGTATTGGCAAATAACTAAAATActcaatattattaacatgaTACATAGAATTTTTTCTAGAAGTTAATTTTGCACTAACAGATTTTGATTATTTCCTATCAGTATTCCTCAccataaaacaaaaatctTTTGTgagcgtatatatattattttcataaatgaatatattgtaataaaatattataatatttaatgttaagaaaaataaaatatatggataaaatataaaaaaaaagtgtatcTTCTTATAAGaatgatttatttatttgttgttctaaatatatattaccttccatattgtaatattagaaataatttaatacatatatagtacaattttattgttatatatgataacattaattatattatattatgtatttccTTAAAACATTACTTTTGTAAatacatgtttataaaaaacacACGATATATATGCTATGTATAATACGTAATATAGTTGTGCATATTTTGCATTATATATGGAATTATGTTcctttatattaaaattatttcttgttattctgaatttttaaaattattaatctTTTATATCACTTAGTTTTCATGGTaccattcattttttatttcaataaaatataataaatgctcttaaattttaagataattaattatgtatCAATAGTCATATTTATAACTTcagttaataatatatgtttacaattattaaatttaagaatataacttatgtatatatttttacttatgataatttaaacataatttaaaatgatattcataaaatcataaaaaaatgtattatatattaggaAAAATGTCAGATAGCTAATTGCTATGtgttctttatttattctttaatgTTTTCCAATTatctaaaaattatataagatatttgtaatttcatgaattcatttttttataccaatttcattaatttctCCTCTTATACGTTATCCTTTCggattcattttttattttacactatgtaaaatataattttttatttatattgtacGTCCGCTGAAAATTCTTGAACATTACTATGAATTCGATgttgtttatatttacttatcaTTTTATCTGTACATagatcttta
Encoded proteins:
- the PmUG01_00058500 gene encoding fam-l protein; its protein translation is MGQKIRLPLFIKGRKLIHLSWIYCFYICMSSVSESLDESYNDCRKLYKRNFRLLSKYKKNKDSSIVYLNDVSRNEVYDKNDIHKNENMNTEKRKQTNSSSSKIEGYNKSYMKKKSCVFETKKYSRLEKKIFTELNYIDFLKNNRTISDKVYKKIVRKKIALRISLPLLLLVFLSISILLDELLGRGLVKGLFEVVNICADGTWIQSFQTILKSPTFSWLFNVPTGVKKYAYITRFFAVLIYFTSFFILGITIILGILYYHKKVKKYEKIKFRKR